From a single Nakaseomyces glabratus chromosome H, complete sequence genomic region:
- the VAC14 gene encoding Vac14p (CAGL0H06501g~Ortholog(s) have protein binding, bridging activity), giving the protein MDKSIEKGLNDKLYDKRKASALELEKLVKQCVLENDYARVEQIIDHLCKDYAYALHQPMARNAGLMGLAATAIALGPNQVGTYLPQILPPVLACFGDQNDQVRFYACESLYNIAKIAKGEILLYFNEVFDVLSKISADTENSVKGAAELLDRLIKDIVAEKASNYVSLVNNDPNNVPPATRTDSVTGNVYQESYEQDDALAFSLPKFIPLLMERINAINPDTRIFLVDWIRVLLDSPDLELISYLPSFLGGLFNFLGDSHKDVRVVTNSLLELLLQEVVRVATIHRKIREYKLAKEKQPSLNKKNDGSLIAEKKKSLLNALGSLSIESVSNNSSITENPESIRTSENEQKFIEDNDGEEYIPGQDIHIDFPELINILLSNLASSEIDIQLIALQWMDKLLVLADSDFIPFLPRILSVLIKLLGRSEENIIELAKEVNSKLVTLCTENTTGLDEEGEDAINYGSIVNSLSLQFFDSSTTSRIASFDWLMLIYQKAPEKIMEHSEGLFLIILKSLTNKDATLLDKALSLLNNLCLDTNDQYLRKFLKAFIEGLKRDPKQLKVRANYVLKQISIKLATERVYKLISSILEEDFDVVFVRMMIQIMSTNLMTAPELFNLRKKLRNNDDIMFFNIIFKSWCCNPVSAISLCLVAENYELAYLVLQSYANHELKINDLIQFDILIQLIESPVFSRLRLQLLEQDRYPYLYKCLYGILMILPQSEAFNLLNKRLKSVNVWFAQGSQNKNSFYKQSNRSGLSDVSNTSDISQQRSVSNSKLHFIDLLDHFNKSMETDYYSQREGLGLKEAQLNFLDGFHNVENENSSFRSEVSTKESISNRDNASEKRDDASSVIIRNNNRSGITRKISGKLKKFT; this is encoded by the coding sequence ATGGACAAATCAATTGAGAAAGGTCTTAATGACAAGTTGTATGATAAACGTAAGGCGTCAGCGCTGGAGCTGGAAAAGCTGGTAAAACAATGTGTGCTGGAGAATGACTATGCGCGTGTGGAGCAGATAATTGACCATCTGTGCAAGGACTATGCGTATGCTCTGCACCAACCTATGGCGAGAAATGCGGGACTTATGGGCCTTGCTGCCACTGCAATTGCTCTGGGGCCAAATCAGGTTGGTACGTATTTACCACAGATACTACCGCCTGTGTTAGCATGTTTTGGAGACCAGAACGATCAAGTTAGGTTCTATGCATGTGAGAGTCTGTACAATATTGCCAAGATTGCCAAGGGTGAGATTCTCTTGTATTTCAATGAAGTGTTCGATGTATTGAGTAAGATAAGTGCCGACACGGAAAATTCTGTTAAAGGTGCAGCTGAGCTTCTAGATAGATTGATTAAGGATATAGTAGCTGAGAAGGCCTCGAACTACGTCAGTCTAGTGAATAATGATCCTAACAATGTGCCGCCAGCTACAAGAACTGATTCTGTAACGGGAAATGTCTACCAGGAGTCATATGAGCAAGACGATGCTTTGGCGTTCTCTCTGCCGAAATTTATCCCTTTGCTAATGGAAAGAATCAATGCAATCAACCCTGATACCAGGATATTTCTTGTTGATTGGATTAGGGTTCTTTTAGACTCCCCAGATTTAGAACTTATCTCATACTTACCGTCATTTTTGGGTGGATTATTCAACTTCTTAGGCGATTCTCACAAAGATGTACGAGTTGTTACAAATTCCTTGCTGGAGTTGCTATTACAGGAAGTGGTGAGAGTTGCAACGATACATAGGAAAATAAGAGAATACAAACTTGCCAAAGAAAAGCAACCATCATTGAATAAGAAAAACGATGGTTCTTTGATTGctgagaaaaagaaatctcTTTTAAATGCATTGGGTTCCCTGTCAATTGAATCAGTATCTAATAATTCTTCAATTACTGAAAATCCAGAAAGCATCAGGACATCTGAAAATGAACAGAAGTTTATAGAGGATAATGATGGTGAAGAATACATACCAGGGCAGGATATTCATATTGATTTTCCTGAACTaatcaatattttattgaGCAACTTAGCATCCTCCGAAATAGACATCCAGTTGATAGCTTTACAGTGGATGGATAAACTTCTGGTCTTGGCAGATTCTGATTTCATTCCATTTTTGCCTAGGATACTTTCTGTGTTGATAAAGTTGCTTGGTAGAtcagaagaaaatataattgaattGGCCAAAGAAGTAAACTCTAAACTGGTAACGTTGTGTACAGAAAACACCACAGGCttggatgaagaaggtgaagatGCGATTAATTATGGATCCATAGTAAACAGTTTGTCGCTACAGTTTTTTGATAGCTCTACAACATCGCGTATAGCCTCATTTGATTGGTTGATGTTGATATATCAGAAAGCTCcagaaaaaataatggaaCACAGCGAGGgtctttttttaattatattGAAGTCCTTAACTAATAAAGACGCAACATTATTAGATAAGGCCCTCAGTTTATTGAATAATTTGTGTCTGGACACTAATGACCAATATCTAAGAAAGTTTTTGAAGGCATTTATTGAAGGCTTGAAGCGTGATCCAAAACAACTAAAGGTCAGGGCTAATTATGTTCTTAAACAAATCAGTATAAAGTTGGCAACAGAGCGAGTCTATAAgttaatttcatcaattttagaagaagattttgatGTTGTATTCGTAAGAATGATGATACAAATTATGAGCACAAACCTTATGACGGCTCCTGAGCTTTTTAACCTAAGAAAGAAGCTCAGAAATAATGATGACATAatgtttttcaatattatattcaaatcCTGGTGCTGTAACCCTGTTTCTGCTATTTCATTGTGTCTAGTTGCTGAGAATTACGAGCTGGCCTACTTAGTTTTGCAGTCATATGCAAATCACGAACTCAAGATCAACGATTTGATTCAATTCGATATTTTGATTCAACTAATTGAATCACCTGTATTTTCAAGACTAAGGCTGCAATTGCTGGAACAAGATAGATATCCCTATCTATACAAATGTCTGTACGGaattttaatgatattacCACAGTCTGAAGCGTTCAACTTATTGAATAAAAGGTTGAAGAGTGTTAATGTTTGGTTTGCTCAAGGttctcaaaataaaaacagcTTTTATAAGCAAAGTAACAGAAGTGGTTTGTCAGATGTCAGTAACACATCGGATATTTCCCAACAACGTTCAGTGAGTAATAGCAAGTTACATTTTATTGATTTACTAGATCATTTTAATAAAAGTATGGAAACTGACTATTATTCGCAACGTGAAGGTCTAGGACTGAAGGAGGCACAACTAAATTTTCTTGATGGTTTTCACAATgtagaaaatgaaaattcaAGCTTTAGATCTGAGGTCTCTACGAAGGAAAGTATAAGCAATAGAGATAATGCGTCAGAAAAGCGCGATGATGCAAGTTCAGTAATAATTCGAAACAATAATCGTTCTGGgattacaagaaaaatcTCAGGCAAACTAAAAAAGTTTACTTAA
- the PAN6 gene encoding pantoate--beta-alanine ligase PAN6 (CAGL0H06523g~Ortholog(s) have pantoate-beta-alanine ligase activity, role in pantothenate biosynthetic process and cytosol, nucleus localization), protein MRVFHTIKEVVNWRRNDVGDRRALSIGFVPTMGALHEGHATLIRESKSQNDYTVVSIFVNPSQFAPDEDLDKYPRTLEKDIELLESLGCDALFAPNAREMYPQGIPLDVQQQRGPFVSVLGVSEMLEGKTRPNFFRGVATVVTKLLNIVSPDVAYFGQKDIQQFIVLNTMVTELFMNTRLVRMPIARAPSGLALSSRNKYLCEETLEISSSIYKGLNKAADIVKTEKSVERSELVNAIQSIWQPHIDSADFKVDYISIADYTTLHELNKVDLPKKQDQVVISCAVYVTDRASKSVVRLIDNIVL, encoded by the coding sequence ATGCGTGTGTTTCATACAATCAAGGAAGTAGTCAACTGGCGTCGCAACGATGTTGGTGATAGGAGAGCCCTGTCAATTGGGTTTGTGCCCACCATGGGTGCATTGCATGAAGGCCATGCCACATTGATACGTGAAAGCAAGAGCCAAAATGATTACACTGTAGTGAGTATATTTGTGAACCCATCACAGTTTGCGCCGGATGAGGACTTGGACAAGTATCCTCGGACTTTGGAGAAGGATATCGAACTTCTAGAGTCACTCGGATGTGATGCTCTGTTTGCACCAAACGCCAGGGAAATGTACCCACAAGGGATTCCCCTGGATGTTCAACAACAACGGGGTCCTTTTGTCAGTGTCCTGGGTGTGAGTGAGATGCTAGAAGGCAAAACCAGGCCAAATTTCTTCCGTGGTGTGGCAACTGTGGTTACAAAGTTACTCAACATTGTTTCTCCCGATGTGGCATACTTTGGGCAAAAGGACATCCAACAATTTATTGTCCTGAACACAATGGTTACTGAACTGTTCATGAACACAAGATTAGTTAGAATGCCAATTGCCAGGGCGCCATCTGGATTGGCTTTAAGCAGTAGAAACAAATACTTGTGTGAAGAAACCCTTGAAATATCTTCTAGTATTTACAAAGGATTGAACAAAGCTGCTGATATCGTAAAGACAGAGAAGTCTGTTGAACGCTCGGAGTTGGTAAATGCTATACAATCGATATGGCAGCCCCACATCGATTCCGCCGATTTCAAAGTTGACTACATCTCAATTGCCGACTACACTACATTGCATGAACTGAACAAGGTCGACTTACCCAAGAAGCAAGATCAAGTAGTGATTAGCTGTGCTGTATATGTCACCGATAGAGCTTCCAAGTCCGTTGTTAGATTGATAGACAATATAGTCTTGTAA